The following proteins come from a genomic window of Deinococcus sp. YIM 134068:
- a CDS encoding histidine triad nucleotide-binding protein: protein MDNAEPLPARTLFTRIIARELPSDVVYEDDRFIAIRDIAPKAPIHLLVIPKRVTARVDEIEDAAEMGELFLTATRVARQHAQDYRLVVNCGPGGGQMVFHTHVHILAGWENGPEGDTQ, encoded by the coding sequence ATGGACAACGCCGAGCCTCTGCCCGCCCGCACCCTCTTCACGCGCATCATCGCCCGCGAACTCCCCAGCGACGTGGTATACGAGGACGACCGCTTCATCGCCATCCGCGACATCGCGCCGAAGGCCCCCATCCACCTCCTCGTCATCCCCAAACGGGTGACGGCGCGCGTGGACGAGATCGAGGATGCCGCCGAGATGGGCGAGTTGTTCCTCACCGCCACGAGGGTGGCCCGCCAGCACGCCCAGGATTACCGCCTCGTCGTGAACTGCGGACCCGGAGGAGGGCAGATGGTCTTTCACACCCACGTCCACATCCTCGCCGGGTGGGAGAACGGACCGGAGGGGGACACGCAGTGA
- the nadE gene encoding ammonia-dependent NAD(+) synthetase, with protein MPSDPALREHIRRELHVRPEIDPAAEVERRAAFLAAYLRQTPARGFVLGISGGQDSTLAGRLCQLAAERVREGGGDATFLAMRLPYGVQADEVDARTSLAFIRPDRTVTVNIKGAADASAEAAHEALGTPLRDFVRGNIKARERMIAQYAVAGQENLLVVGTDHAAEAVTGFFTKYGDGGVDLTPLTGLTKRQGARVLQHLGAPESTWRKVPTADLEDDRPGLPDEVALGVTYGQIDDYLEGREVPEQVAERLEALFIATRHKRAVPVSPFDEVLGNEGLPRPPR; from the coding sequence ATGCCCTCCGACCCTGCCCTCCGGGAGCACATCCGCCGCGAGCTGCACGTCCGTCCCGAGATAGACCCCGCCGCCGAGGTGGAGCGCCGGGCGGCCTTTCTGGCAGCCTACCTGCGGCAGACCCCGGCGCGCGGCTTCGTGCTGGGTATCAGCGGCGGGCAGGACAGCACGCTGGCCGGGCGGCTGTGCCAGCTCGCCGCCGAGCGGGTGCGCGAAGGGGGCGGGGACGCGACCTTCCTCGCCATGCGGCTGCCCTACGGGGTGCAGGCGGACGAGGTGGACGCGCGGACCTCACTCGCCTTCATCCGGCCCGACCGCACCGTGACCGTGAACATCAAGGGGGCTGCCGACGCGAGCGCCGAGGCCGCCCACGAGGCGCTGGGCACGCCGCTGCGGGACTTCGTGCGCGGCAACATCAAGGCGCGCGAGCGGATGATCGCCCAGTACGCGGTCGCTGGGCAGGAAAACCTCCTCGTCGTGGGCACCGACCACGCGGCGGAGGCGGTGACGGGCTTCTTCACGAAGTACGGGGACGGCGGGGTGGACCTCACGCCGCTGACGGGCCTGACGAAACGGCAGGGGGCGCGAGTTCTTCAGCACCTCGGCGCACCCGAGAGCACCTGGCGCAAGGTCCCCACCGCCGACCTGGAGGACGACCGCCCCGGCCTCCCCGACGAGGTGGCCCTGGGTGTAACTTACGGGCAGATCGACGATTACCTGGAAGGCCGCGAGGTGCCGGAGCAGGTCGCCGAGCGGCTGGAGGCGCTGTTCATAGCGACCCGCCACAAACGCGCCGTCCCCGTCTCCCCCTTCGACGAGGTGCTGGGGAACGAGGGGCTGCCGCGCCCGCCCCGGTAG
- a CDS encoding HAD family hydrolase: protein MSGLPFDAILFDFDGVLVDSEGLGSRAWVEALGEHGLTFTVEDFAAAVVGRTHSAVYDWLRTDHGWTPPKDFQTFLDGRFEAVFEELLPIEGAHATLAALRAAGIPFAVASNTEPGKLHPKLVKAGLADLIGGHAYDLGSVHGRGKPQPDIYVHAAAALGVPPVRCVVVEDSLTGATAGVAAGATVWGMLATGHAHPANTQALLDVGAARVLRSHAELQEALGLNMPT from the coding sequence GTGAGCGGGCTGCCCTTCGACGCCATCCTCTTCGACTTCGACGGCGTGCTCGTGGACAGCGAGGGCCTGGGCAGCCGCGCCTGGGTCGAGGCGCTGGGCGAGCACGGCCTGACCTTCACCGTGGAGGACTTCGCGGCGGCGGTCGTGGGCCGCACCCATTCCGCCGTCTACGACTGGCTCCGCACCGACCACGGTTGGACCCCGCCCAAGGACTTTCAGACCTTCCTGGACGGACGATTCGAGGCCGTCTTCGAGGAACTTCTCCCCATCGAGGGTGCCCACGCGACCCTAGCGGCCCTGCGCGCGGCGGGCATCCCCTTCGCGGTGGCGAGCAACACCGAGCCGGGAAAGCTGCACCCCAAGCTCGTCAAGGCGGGGCTGGCCGACCTCATTGGCGGTCATGCCTATGACCTCGGGTCCGTTCATGGGCGCGGAAAACCCCAACCCGACATCTACGTCCACGCGGCGGCGGCCCTCGGCGTTCCCCCCGTCCGCTGCGTCGTCGTGGAGGACAGCCTGACGGGCGCGACGGCGGGCGTGGCGGCGGGCGCGACCGTGTGGGGAATGCTCGCCACCGGGCACGCCCACCCCGCCAACACTCAGGCTCTTCTGGACGTGGGCGCGGCGCGGGTGCTCAGGAGCCACGCGGAGT
- a CDS encoding SDR family NAD(P)-dependent oxidoreductase — MSRSPFRPPKRLLLAAGLAALVGRRALVAPYHLTGRSVLITGGSRGLGLALAREFVARGARVTLLARTAADLDRAAADLRGRGGTVHTITGDVTNKADLDRAVEETARVHGGLDVLVNNAGLIQVGPLENMTEEDFREIMEINAFAPLRLTRLALPLLRASKGRVLIVSSIGGKVAVPHLTPYSFSKFAVTGLGQALRAELARDGVTVTTVCPWLMQTGSPRHARVKGQAQKEYALFATADNLPLLSLDTAEAARRCVDALVRGDAEAMIGGPALLLRYAQALAPQLTADFLALGNRFLPGPTPSNEGMRGAEAETPLTRNNPVKRASEAEYNEGGAEKPVG, encoded by the coding sequence ATGAGCCGAAGCCCCTTTCGTCCCCCCAAGCGTCTGCTGCTCGCCGCCGGGCTGGCCGCCCTCGTGGGCCGCCGCGCCCTCGTCGCCCCCTACCACCTGACGGGCCGGAGCGTCCTGATCACGGGCGGCTCGCGCGGGCTGGGGCTGGCGCTCGCCCGCGAGTTCGTCGCCCGTGGTGCCCGCGTGACCCTGCTCGCCCGCACCGCCGCCGACCTCGACCGCGCCGCCGCCGACCTGCGGGGCCGGGGAGGAACCGTCCACACGATCACGGGCGACGTGACGAACAAGGCCGACCTCGACCGCGCCGTGGAGGAGACCGCCCGCGTTCACGGTGGGCTGGACGTGCTCGTGAACAACGCGGGGCTGATTCAGGTCGGGCCGCTGGAGAACATGACGGAGGAGGACTTCCGCGAGATCATGGAGATCAACGCCTTCGCGCCGCTGCGGCTGACCCGTCTCGCCCTGCCGCTGCTGCGCGCGTCGAAGGGGCGGGTCCTGATCGTGTCGTCCATCGGGGGCAAGGTCGCCGTGCCGCACCTCACGCCGTATTCCTTCAGCAAGTTCGCCGTGACGGGGCTGGGTCAGGCCCTGCGCGCCGAACTCGCCCGCGACGGCGTGACCGTCACCACCGTCTGCCCGTGGCTGATGCAGACGGGCAGCCCCCGCCACGCGCGGGTCAAGGGGCAGGCCCAGAAGGAATACGCCCTCTTCGCCACCGCCGACAACCTCCCCCTGCTGTCGCTGGACACCGCCGAGGCCGCCCGCCGCTGCGTGGATGCCCTCGTGCGCGGCGACGCCGAGGCGATGATCGGCGGTCCCGCCCTGCTGCTGCGTTACGCCCAGGCCCTCGCCCCGCAACTCACCGCCGACTTCCTCGCGCTGGGCAACCGCTTCCTGCCCGGTCCCACGCCCAGCAACGAGGGCATGAGGGGAGCGGAGGCCGAGACGCCCCTCACGCGGAACAACCCGGTCAAGCGGGCGTCGGAGGCGGAGTACAACGAGGGGGGAGCTGAGAAGCCCGTTGGCTGA